The following is a genomic window from Clostridium sp..
GTTACGAATATTTCGATACTGGAATTAAAATCAAAGCATACAAAACTAGGACTTGCGGTAAATGAACTATATGCAGATTATGCTATACTTATCCCTGAACTTCTTAACGATCTTCCATTTAGGCCATTTGCTGCAAGTTCCATAGATGCACTCATACACTCTCTTGAATCCAGTTTATCTCCAAAAGCAACAAGCTTTACGAGAATGTTTTCCTATAAAGCCATGCAAATGATATTAGAAGGATACAGGAAAATTGCAGAAAAGGGGCAGGAGGCAAGAATACCTCTTATGGAAGAGTTCCTGACTGCAAGTACCTATGCTGGTATTGCATTTGGAAATGCAGGATGTGGAGCAGTACATGCAATGAGCTATCCTTTAGGTGCAAATTATCATGTGCCGCACGGAGAATCCAATTATCAGATGCTTGTCGGGGTTTTTAAGACCTACCAGAAATTGAATCCTGATGGTGAAATCAGAAATCTTAATAATTTTCTGGCGGGGATTTTGAGATGTGGTGAAAATGAAATATATGGCAAAATAGAAGAGCTTTTGAATGTGCTCATTCCAAAGAAAAAACTTCGTGAGTATGGTCTCCCTCAAAAAGAACTGGAAAGTTTTACAGAATGTGTGATGACAAAGCAGGGAAGACTCATGGCAAATAACTATACTGAATTGAACAGGCAAAATGTATATAATATATATAAATCTCTATATTGAATATGTTGTTGAAAATACAGATGTTCCATTTTTCATGGAGCATCTGTATTTTTAAAATTCAAGTATCATATCATACCAGGTGACTCCCCCGTGTACTGATTTGGATATTCCCATGTTTGCATATCCAAATTTCTCATAATATTGGATAAGTCTTTTCTTGCAGGTGAGAACAAGTCCTTTTTTCCCGGAGAGTCTGGATACTTTTATGAGATGATTCATCAAATTTGCTGCAATTCCATGATTCCTGAACTCAGGAAGGACATCAAGTCCGAAAACTGTCTGATAGGCTCCATCTGGAATATGAAGTGAAGGGTCTTC
Proteins encoded in this region:
- a CDS encoding 4-hydroxybutyrate dehydrogenase — encoded protein: MKQLSIRPEIHKFSNCKEFIEEFKIGKRDLIITSRHTYDSYFSKYELDSNFIFIRNYGSGEPSDEMVEAMYDDIKNISYERVIGIGGGSVLDVSKLFALQKIFPVADLFEHKLQFIKDKELLLVPTTCGTGSEVTNISILELKSKHTKLGLAVNELYADYAILIPELLNDLPFRPFAASSIDALIHSLESSLSPKATSFTRMFSYKAMQMILEGYRKIAEKGQEARIPLMEEFLTASTYAGIAFGNAGCGAVHAMSYPLGANYHVPHGESNYQMLVGVFKTYQKLNPDGEIRNLNNFLAGILRCGENEIYGKIEELLNVLIPKKKLREYGLPQKELESFTECVMTKQGRLMANNYTELNRQNVYNIYKSLY
- a CDS encoding GNAT family N-acetyltransferase, which produces MDITIRQVKNEDLAAVAKIEARCFPEAEAATKESLKQRIKIFPESFFVAEKDKNIVGFINGCIINETVINDNLYEDPSLHIPDGAYQTVFGLDVLPEFRNHGIAANLMNHLIKVSRLSGKKGLVLTCKKRLIQYYEKFGYANMGISKSVHGGVTWYDMILEF